The Leptospira montravelensis nucleotide sequence TAAACAGAAAAGATATGACCACCAAACAAAAAATCATTGGATTCATTTATGTTTTTATTGGTTTTAATTTGATTAGTCCTTTCTTTCGTATCGATTCCTTACAAGGTATTTATAAATTTTGGTCAGCATCCACTTCTACGGCTAAAAACTTTATTTATAAACCAGATTTTTGGTTATTAATTTTAGCTTGTTACGTCTTTCAATTTGTTGAATACAAAAACTATTTTAAAGAAAAACTGCAACCCTACGTGCATTGGTTAGTTCCAATATTTTCATTACTCGTTTTTTTCGCATTAGTCAAAATTGAGAACCCAGTGGAAACATTTATCTATTTCCAATTCTAAGAGAACTTATGAACCAAAAACGAATTTATTTATATCCTTTTTTCATCATCTTTTTTGTCTTTCTAGTTGATAAACTAGTTTGTATACCTGAATTAAGAGAAGCAGGTAGAAGAGCTTACAAATCTGGACAAAACGTACTGGTTGGCTTACCAAAAGTATGGGAAGAAGATAAAAAACTCCAATCTGAAAATACCAAAGTGGTAGTTGTGACAGGCACTTCTCGTTCTGACATTTTTCACGAATGGGAACAAATTCCAGTAAACCAATCTACTTATACAGGACCGATTTATTTCGAAACTAGGTCTTCCATCAAAGCATCAGAGTATTTTTTATTTTATTTAATGATTCAATCGATGACTAAGTCGGGTTTTAAACCAGATTTATTGTTTTTGGAATTTTCAGAAGAGATGTTAAATGAAAACAATGTGTTTTCTTATAAATCCAAATGGCAAGAGTTAATGTTACATGAAGATGAGTTAATCGACATCTATCCAACATTTAATTTTAAATACCAAAGAGAAATATTATCTAAATTATTTTTTCTTTCCTATAACTATCATTTTAGTCCGACACAAGGTGTATCAAATTGGATCAAAGGTAAAACTGCTAACGACGATACATATTTCATTGCGCTTGCGTCCTATTTAAATAAGAAAAGGCCGTTCGATCCGAAAAAAATTGGAATCACATTAGATAATTTTTCACCGCAAGAATACAAAGATAGAATCGTAGATTATAGTGAATCTCAACGTGAACTTTTGCTAACAAATTATACTTTTTCAGAAACTGAATATGGTTTTCTAAAAAAAATCCTCCAACATGCAGAGGAACATAATATTCCAACAGTCCTTTGGGAACCGCAAGTCCACCCCTATTACAGCCAACTGAGAAAATCAATCACTGGGGGAAATTTATTGGAAACGTTTGGCCGACCATTGGTGAATGCAAATTCAAAAAATATTCGTCTCATCTCCTTAAATAAAGGGAATACGAATTGTAAAACTTTTGTGGATAGTAGCCATGTTTCTCCAATTTGTGTACCTGAAATAGCAGATAAGTTATTGCAAATTGCAAAGGAGATACCAAACTTCAAGTAAGGTCATGAAGTTAAATCTGAAAAAACTCAGGTTCTGGAAGAAAATTTTTCTATTTAGCTTTGTCTTCTTATTTTCTGCAAATTTCATGTACCAACGCATTGTTGACAATGAAATCAATTGTGGACTCATCGGTTCTCCAGAAAGTGGATGCCCCTATGCATTTTTAGATCATGCCTTAGGATTGAATCCTGGCCATGATCTGCAGGAAGAAGGAGAACATGCTGATCATGTTTGTTTCTCTTGCCCTTGTAATTTGATCATGTCTTGCTCCTGGGATTTGTATTTGTCTCACGTACGAATCCAACTTCATAAAGTTTATATCAGCCAAACCGAAATTCTTATCCCAAAACTAGTAACATTAAATAATTTTTTCCGACCACCTAAACATAACTTCTCTTAGTTGATTTGCAATTTAATTGCAAGAACACTTTTGGGAGGTTCTATGTATTCTAATCTTTTCCCCAAACAACTTAGAGTAATGGTATGTTGTTTGGTTTATTTTTCTTTTACGGTGAAACCAATTCATTCGGAATCAATGAATTCCTATGGAGTTTCTTGTAAAAAGAATAGTTCCTTAGTGGAACTTAGCCATTGTATTGTCAGTAAACATCCGAACTTCCGAGTTGAAGAAATTAAACTAAAAGAAATTTCAGGTAGAAAAAAAATTGCTTCCTACTACTTTCCATCGAATCCCGTTTTCAGCAGTTATGTGGCGACAAGAAAAGGCGAGTCTTCTGGACCCACATTTTTATCAGGACCAAATGCAGCTGACAACTTCCAGGTTATGGTAAACCAAGAAATTTTTACCAATGGAAAAAGAGAGATCTCAGTTCAAATCGCAGATGAAGAATTTAAGGCACAAGTGATTCGGTTAGAATCGGTAAAAAGAACTTTAGAATTTGATGCATTAAAAAAGATAATCAGGTATCGTTATTTACTTTTGGAAGAAGAGAATAGCCTCAATAGCTTAAATCTTGTTAAAGAACTTAAAAAAGTTTCTAAAGCAAGAGTCAATGAAGGTTTAGCTCCAGGAATAGACGAATCACTCTCTGAATCGGAAGAAATCCGAATTTTTAAAATTTGGAACCAAACTCATAGGTTATCCGAAAATGCAAAATCTGAGTTAGAAGTATTACTTGGTTTACCGTTTGAATTAGAAATTATGCCGAATAATTACTGGATATTTCCAAAAGAATTACCTAAAGAAAAATCCGAGTTAATTCAAATGGCTATGCAATTGCGTCCAGAACTTTCGCTCTCAGAAAAGGAAATTGAATTGTCGATTTTACGACAAAACGAAGTTAGACGACAAAAAATTCCGAATGTAACTTTGGGAGCATTTGCACAAAACGATGGATTTAATGAAAAAGTGGTGGGTGGAATGTTAAGTTTGCCATTAACCATTTGGCGTGATTACGAAGGCGAAACTTTCATCGCGACTTCAAAAGTTGATAGTTCAATAGAACTTAAAGAATCTGTTTCAAGAAATATTAAACAAGAAGTCCTCTTTGCATTTACCAACTTTATTTATCTTTCTGAAGAAATCAAACTTTATGATAAAACCAAAATGGAACGAGCAGAAACTGATCTAAAAAATCTCCAGGAAGCAATCCAATTTGGTAAAATTAAAATCATCGATGCGATCAATCATCAAAGAATTCTTTTACAAACAAAACTAAATTACCTGAACACAAAGTCAGAGTTTGAATTATCTCAAATTGAACTCGTTCGTGTTCTCGGCCTTACTAGCGACTCTTTAGAGGTCAAACCATGAAAAAACAAATCATAATACTACTTAGCTCAATTCTACTTGTATTCATTTCAATATATTATTGGAAGATTAGAGAATCAAATTCCGTCTCTGAAATTGCAGGAGAAACTAAAGATGTTGTGAAAATTTTGGAGGGAAATAGAAAAAATTTACCTTTAGAAATTGAAGTAGCAAAAACCGAATCAATTGAAACTAAAATTGAACTCATTGGTGAAACAGAAGCAGTACCCGATGCGATCATTGATGTACCAGCAAGAATCTCAGGGCGAATTACCTCTGTTTCCTTTGTGGAAGGTGATTCCGTTAAAAAAGGCCAAAAATTAGCAACCATCGATTCGCCAGAGTTAGCGAAACTAAGATCAGCTTATTTAGTAGCAAAATCTAAATACAATGCAGCAGAACAAAATTTGAATAGAATTAATTCATTAGTAAAAATGAATTTGGCCGCCAAACAAGAGCTTATTGATGCTGAATCAAATCTAAAAGTTATAGAATCTGAAAAAATTTCAGCAGAAGAAAACTTACGTGCGAACGGACTTGTCATTGATAATTCTGCTTCCGGCGTCTATCATGTTTTTTCTCCAAGATCTGGACTAGCATTGTCACGAAACGCAATCCCAGGGTCTATTGTTTTAGGAAATCAAATCCTAACAACGATTGCAGAACTCTCTCAACTTTGGTTCCAAGCGAAAATCTTCGAGAATGATTTAAAATATCTCTCAGAGGGAATCCCTGGTAAAATTATACTAAATGCATATCCCGATTCTGAATTTGAAGGCATCTTGGAACATATAGGTGAAAAAGTAGATCCCGAATCCAGAACTGTCCACGCTAGGTTAGTTTTTAAAAATAAAAACCGCAAAGCCAAAATAGGATTGTTTGGCAAAGCAGTTTTGAGTGTAAACGGTAGATTAGGTATCCATATTTTAGAAGAGGCGATCCAATCTTATCAAAATAAAAAATTTGTATTTGTTGAAACTAAAACTAATGAATTCAAGTGGAATGAAATTTCAACAGGTATCACTACAGATGGGAAAACGGAAATCATTTCTGGAATTAATGAAGGTGACCGTGTAGTAACCAAAGGAGCCTTCGAACTCAAAGCAATTCTCTTCAAATCTACATTTGGTGGAGAATAATCATGGAATTTTTAACAAAAATTGTTCAAGTATCTTTACACAATCGGTTATTAGTTTTAATTATAACCGCATTACTCGTATTTGGTGGATTTTATTCACTTAACCATTTAAAAGTAGATGCAGTTCCTGACATTACAAATGTTCAAGTTCAGGTCATCACAACCTCACCTGCGTTATCTACATTGGAAATTGAGCAGTACATTACTCTGCCAGTAGAAAGAGCCATTACAGGAATACCCAATTTAATTGAAGTTCGATCTGTTTCTCGTTACGGTTTTTCCCTTGTTACAGCAGTATTTGCCGATGGAACTGATTTGTGGAAAAGTAGACAGTTAGTAAGTGAAAAACTAACCGAAGCCTCCGAAAATATTCCAGCTATTTTTGGAAAACCAGTGATTGGCCCAATCACCACAGGCCTTGGAGAGGTTTTTCAGTTTACCTTAGAAAGCGAATTTCATAGTCAAATGGAACTCACTACCTATTTAAATTGGTATATCAATCCATCACTCAAAACCGTTCCAGGAATTGTAGAAGTAAATAGTTTCGGTGGAAAAACCAAACAATACCAAGTGATTGTGGATCCTTTTAAAGCTGCTTCTCTCGGTGTCTCTCTAAATCAAATTGTAAATGCAGTACAAAATAATAATCTTTCCACTGGTAGTGGATATATTGAAAAATCCGGCGAACAGTTGATTGTTGGTAGTGATGGATTATTAAAAACGACAACTGATTTTGAAAAAATCCAAGTTGGAAAAATGGGAGATGGTTTTCCCATTTATTTAAGTAGCATTGCCACAATTGTAGAAGGTCCTAGGTTGAGAAAAGGTGCAGCGACTGCTTCTGGTAAGGCCGAAGTGGTAGGAGCCGTAACACTGATGTTACTGGGAGAAAATTCATTAGAAGTAACAACGGCTGTAAAAGATAAAATTTCCCAAATCGAAAAAACTCTACCAACAGGTATGAAAATAAAACCCTACTATGATCGATCGATTATGGTAAAAAATACATTAAAAACCATTGTATGGAATCTTTCGGAAGGTGCCATTCTAGTAATCATTATTCTATTTTTGATGATTGGTGACTTCCGGTCAGGTCTTGTGATCGCTTCGGTCATTCCTCTTGCTATGTTATTTGCCATTACATTAATGTTTTTACGGGACCTCCCGGCAAACTTAATGTCTATGGGAGCAATAGATTTTGGACTGATAGTCGACGGAGCAGTCATATTGATTGAAAACTCACATAGACGATTAGGATTAAAACGAAAAGAATTAAAACGAGATCTTACCGATGAGGAGCAAAAAGAAACCATTTTAACCGCTACCATCGAAGTCCGGAAAGCCACTATTTATGGAGAGATCATAATAGGAATCGTTTACATCCCGATTCTTACATTAAGTGGAACAGAAGGAAAAATGTTCATTCCAATGGCTACAACCGTACTATTTGCACTTCTCGGTGCATTCTTTTTGACACTGACTCTAATTCCAGTACTTGCATCCTACTTTTTAAAAGGCGGCCATATTGCCGAAGGAGAAACAAAGTTTTTCCAAAAAATTCACAACTGGTATACTCCAAAATTGGATTATTGCCTAAGAGAATCTAAAAAAGTAACCTATTCTACAATCGGTATCCTAATCCTTTCTATTGTTTTATTCTTCCGATTAGGTGGAGAATTCCTTCCTAAATTAGATGAAGGAAATTTACTAATCGAAATTAGTCGGTACCCATCAACCACATTAACAGAATCTTTACAATCTTCTATGAAAATAGAAAAGGCTATTCTTAAAGAAATCTCAGAAATCACAGAAGTGGTTTCAAGAACAGGTTCTCCGGAATTGGCTATAGAACCAATGGGTGTCGAAAAAACAGATATGTATTTAGACATGAAACCTAGGTCAGAATGGAATTTAACCAAACAAGAGATTGAATCCAAACTACAAGAAATTATAGAAAGAGTGACACCTCAAGTTGCATATGGTCTATCCCAACCTATTGAAATGCGTAACAATGAAATTATGGCAGGCATTCGAGCAGATGTAGGAATCAAAATATTTGGTGATGATCTAATTCAGTTAAAAACATTAGCGGAAGAAATATCCACAAAAATCAAACATGTTCCAGGAGTTGTCGATTTGCGGATCGAACAATTGTATGGCCTAGAATACCTGCGAATAAAACCTAACAGAGAAAAGTTGGCTAGATATGACCAATCCATACTTGATGTAAACCGCGTCACAGAATCTATATCATCAGGTGTTCCTGCAGGTATTGTTTATGAAGGTATGAAACGTTTTGATATTACAGTTAAAACAGATGTAAGTGCAAATCCAGAACAAATTAAAAATATCCCAGTGAAAGTGGGGAATAAAACTTTTGCTCCATTACATGAACTATCGGAAATTCAAATCGAAGATGGTCCCGTACAAATTTACCATCAAAATCAAAACCGCTATGCCCTAGTTCAATTTAACATTCGAGGAAGTGATATGGTAAGTACAGTAAATGCCGTACAAACCGTACTACAAAAAGAAATAAAATTTCCCTCTGGTTACCATTACACGACAGGTGGAGAATTTGAAAAATTTGAATCTGCAACACAAACACTTTATGTTGTTGTACCGATTATACTCCTTATCATTTTTTTGATTCTCTATTTTGCATTTAACGAAGTATCTGCGGCTATAATTATATTCCTTAATGTTCCATTTGCAATCACGGGTGGAATTTTTGCTCTGTATCTCAGGGGTTTGCCATTTAGTATTTCTGCTGGAGTAGGTTTTATTGCTCTCTTTGGAATTGCTGTGCTCAATGGACTTGTGTTAATTAGCTTTATTCGTGACTTAGAACATTCGGGAATGAAAAAAGAAGAAGCTATAAAAGAAGCCGCCATTTCAAGGTTACGTCCTGTACTCACAACAGCATTTCTTGCATCAATTGGGTTTATTCCAATGGCAATTAGCACATCACCAGGTGCAGAAGTCCAAAGACCTCTTGCTACCGTAGTAATTGGAGGGTTAGTTTCTGCAAGTGCCCTAACCCTTTTTGTTCTACCTCTCGTTTATTTGAAGTTTGCTGCAAAGAAAGTTTTCATGCTATCGAAAGAAGCATAATCTGCTTTCTCATTATATGCTAGACCAGGTAACCCATGTTTTTCGGAACCAGGTCTAGTAAATCCATGTACTGCTCCTGGATGAGAAACAAATATTACGGGAGCTTTTGCATCTGTCACTGTTTTAATAAAAGTCTCCACCGAAGCTTTAGGTACAAAAGGATCATCTGCACCATGATGCACTAAAACCTTACTTTTAATTTTTTTGGCTCCAGTTGCCAAATTTTTGCTACCCAAAAAACCGTGAAAGGAAACGACTCCACCTTTTAAATCAGCACCATCTAATGCTAGTTCAATGACACCCCCACCACCAAAACAATAACCAATGGCCCCAATTTTACTCACATCAACATTGGGATTTGATTTTAGGATATCGATTGCTTTGTAGATTTTTTTAAGTATGATTTTGGGATCACCGTTGGCACCAGAAAGTTTTCCTGCTTCCACATGGTCCTTGGCAATAATTCCTTTTCCATAAACATCCATCACAAAGGCAACATAACCTAAATCGGCCAACTGTCTGGCACGTTGTTTTGGATATTCGTTTAATCCCCACCACTCGTGAATCACAAGAACACCAGGACGTTTTCCGGTAAGGGAAGAATCTGTGGCGAGATATCCTTCATACAATTTCCCGTCCAATTTATATTCCACTGGAGTTCCTGTGACCGTTGTTTTTACGGGAAGTTGCGCTGTTGGCACGCTCGCACACTGAATTGCCAATACGAGTGTAAAAATAGAAATAAGTTGTTTCATACCTCTCCTGTTCCGCCACAAAAAATGGAAAACCAAATCATGAAGCGGAGATAGTTTTGAATCTTAGTAGAAAACTAGAAAAAAAGAAACCTTAATTTCTCATTCAATTTCCAAGATTACGATCTTTAGGAAATTTAGTTACCACGTTCTTTTTTGTTTCAAAATCTTACGATACCCATACGGTATACCGATCGGTTCACAAAATACCAAAGTGTTCCATTTTTTTTGTTATACGATTTTTTTTTATCGCCTAGCATTCCTGAAATTTATCTTCTAATCCAAAAGGAAATTATATGATTCAAAGCAACTACTTTCAAACTAACGAAGACCTAAAGGAACACTTTTACGATTTAATCGATTGGAATGAAATTGTTCCTCTTTACGAAAATCATTTTTCAGATTCCAAACAATATGCAGAAAACAATAATCCCAGATTAGAATATGCACCATCTAATGTAGATGAGGCGAAAGCTTTTTATGAAGAAATCCTAAAATCTTGCGGAGAAATTAGCGGAATGTATGTTTCTCAAGTTGCTGGTGTGGTCGATTCCAAAGGATTAAAATTTGAAAATGGTAATGTTATTCATCCGCAAGAGATGGTAGATGTAATTAAAATGTATCATGATGCAGGGCTTGGACCTGCCGCCTTCAAAAGAAAATACGGCGGACTGGGAACTCCAAGTATCATCAAGGCGATCATCGCTGAGTTAATGTATAGATCTGATAGTTCCATCACTATTGCTGTAGGAAGTATGGGGCTGGCGGCAATTTTAGAAGTATGTGCCACTGATGAGATGAAAGAGGAATGGATTCCGAAATTGATCTCAGGAAATTATACAGTCACAATGGGTCTATCCGAACCAGACTTTGGATCCGACCTACCCAATATCACAACAAAGGCTATTAAAAAAGATGATAAGTGGTACCTGAACGGAACCAAACGATTTCAAACTGTTGCTTGTGGAATCAATGGAAGCCCCGGAATTACGCTCACACTGGCAAGAACAGGAACCCAGGAAAGTGGGGCCAGAGGACTATCATTCTTCATCGTAGAAAATAAGAATTATGCAGTACAGGGAATTGAAAAGAAACTTGGGATCAAAGCATCAGCCACATGCGAAACTGTTTTTGAAAATAGCGAAGGTCACTTAGTTGGCAAAGAAGGATTCGGACTTGTGAAATATGTAATGGGAATGCTCAATGGAGCCCGTCTCAGCGTATCCTCCCAAGGAACAGGAATTGTCACTGCGGCATATGAAGAAGCTCTTAAATACGCCAAAGAAAGAATTCAATTCGGAAAACCCATTTATGAAATTCCTGCCGTGCGTCGTATTTTGGACCGAATGGAAAGGGAACTGGCAGGAATGCGTTGCCTCATGGTAGAAGCTGCCTACTCCGTTGATAAATATTATTGGTATGAAGATGGTCGAATCACGACAGCCGAAGAATCCAAAACGGGAAAATTTTGGGAAAAGGTAGCAAATACACTTACTCCAATTTCCAAATACTATAACTCAGAAATGTGTAATGATTTAGTATACGACGGATTGCAAGTATTAGGTGGCGCAGGATATACAGAAGATTATGATCTCTCTAGGCTTTATAGAGATGCAAGAATCACCAATATCTATGATGGCACAACACAAATCCAAGTGAATGCTGCCATAGGTGGTATTACATCTGGTATGAGTGCCACTGGTACATTCCGTACCTATTTAGATCATTTGGCAAAAGGTTCAGAAGCCAATGCCAAACTTGCGGAAATTCGAAATCTATTTGAATCTATTGTGGAAACATATAAAGCCATTGAAGACCAACAAAGAAAAGAAGCACATAGTTTTGAAGTAGTAGAGTCCGCAGCGCGAGTTGTTGTTGGATATCTAATGGAAAGAGCAAAAAATAAATCAGCAAATAGAAAGGAATTACGCAGCCAGTGGTGTAAAGATTTTCATACTGATAGTTTAGCAATCCTATCTGCTAACAAAATCAAACTGAGTTAAATGAAAAAAAGGGTCCTCTAAGTTGAGGACCCGTAAAAAAGGAAAGGGATGGACTTTCCCCAATGCGCCAGTGGAAAGTCCAATATTGTTCAGGTTAAGTGAGAGTAACGGATTTCTCTTCCATAGGAAGGGAAACTTGAAAACTGGGTTGTGTTTTCATAGGTTTTGGTTCCAAATAAACTTTTTTATTTCCCATTAATTTTCCTGCAATAGAATCGGGAAATGAATAAGCTATGATTCGTTTCCATACAGAAGCGAACTGTTTCACAAAACTTCCTGTATTGTAGTGTTGGCCATATTTAGCACAAATTTCTTTCAAACGAGGAGCTACTTCACGGTAACGTTTGGCCGGCATACCTGGAAACATATGGTGTTCTATTTGGTGACTCAAATGTCCAGTCATTGTATAAAAGAACTTACTACCATCCAAGTTAGAAGATCCTTTGAGTTGTCTCAAATACCACTGTGCTTTAGTTTCACCAACAATTTCTTCGGTAGAAAAGGATTCCGCATTTTCAGTAAAGTGACCACAGAAAATCACTGCATAGGTCCAAAGGTTACGAATTAAATTCGCAATCATATTCCCCAAAATGATTTTTGGAAAATTAAGGCCTGCAAGTAATGGAAACAATAAGTAATCCTTTACAACCTGTAGTTCAATTTTCTTAAAGAAAACTCTCTTAAAATCTTTTAAGGATCTTTTATTTCTTTGTTTTTTAGGAATTTCCAAGTGTTCAACACGGAAACCATGTGCACCAATTCCCCATTGAAAGTTCATAGCAAGAAACAAATTTGTAAAAGGCTGTGTTAGATGTACTGGTTTCCATTTTTGTCCTTCAGTCAATCGTGTAAAATTATAACCGTAATCATGGTCTTTGTTTAATACGTTAGTATAAGTATGGTGCATATAGTTGTGATAAAATTTCCACTGGTGTGCATCACTGACAATATCCCACTCAAAAGTCCTTGAATTAAAACGCGGATCATTCATCCAATCATACTGTCCATGTAGGACATTATGACCAAGTTCCATATTATTGATGATTTTAGATAAGGAAAGTAACAATGTCCCGGCTACAAACGATATTGGTTCAAAACTAAAATGGATGAGACCACGACCCAAAATTTCAGTATAACGATATGTTTTATAGATGAAACGGATATGATCAGCATCTTCCTTGCCTACCTTTGCCATAACTTCTTCTCGCAAGGCATCTACTTCATTGCCAAATGCTTCGATTTCTTCTTTGTTTAATTTTTTGCTAATCGTTTTCATTATTTTTTCCTATGATTAATTCGTTTATTTCAATCTTATTTGTTTTTAGTTTATAAGGTCTAAAGTTCTAATTCCAAATTTGATTCAGCACGGGAGATACAAATTTGAATATTTTGTTCACCTAACCCCGATACTTCGCCTATTGCTAAATCAGTAACAGAACCAGCAGATTTTTTACAAACACAAGTATGGCAAATACCCATCCTACATCCACTTTGTGGATAAATTCCTTGGTCTTCTAATTCTTCTAATAATGAACGTTCCCCTTTCACTTGAATGGTTTTATGACTCAATGAGAGAAACACATCCACTGTTCCTGTTTTTATCACTTTTAATGAAGATTGTCCGGGTAACATAAATAACTCAGACTTCACCTCATTTCCTTCTAACAGTGAAAGTGCTTTGGTTTGCATGGGTCCAGGACCACATACATAAACAGAATAAGACTTTAAATCATCCGTATACTTTTGTAAAATTTCCTTAGTCAAAAAACCAGAATCGTAACCTTCCTTAGGAACATCAGAAAAAATATAACGAATGTCTAACCAACCTGTTGCTTTTGCCATTTCCTCTAAAGAAGAACGTAAAATGATATCTTCAAAAGACCTAACAAAGTAAAGTAGCGTCGCTTTACCAGTGTATTTCATTGATTGAAGTTGTTTAAGAATGGAATGGATAGGAGTGATCCCACTTCCACCGGCCAAAAATAAAAATTTTGAAGGTAAAATCTTTGGAAGAACAAACTCACCTTGTGGTTCACCAAGTTCTAACAAATCACCTTTTTTGATATTTTGATTGATAAAGTTTGATACAATTCCACCTGACTGACGTTTTACGGTAATGGAAACATACTTGCTGTTTGGTGCTGAAGATAAAGAATAAAATCTTGTAACTCGTCTTCCCGCAATTTCTAGAGTGACGGGAACATGTTGGCCGGAAACAAAACCTTTCCAAAGCCAGTTGGGTTTTAAAACAAAAGTTTTTGCATCCGCAGTTTCTTCCCGAACTTCTATTACTTTCGCCTTGATGGCAGTGACTGAAAATCTCGGATTGATTTCACCCAGAAGGAAATCGGCCCAATCTTTCAACTGGAGAGATCCCAAAAATTCTTTGGGTTCATTGTAGATAAAAGGAAATGTTTTCATTTTCGCCTCGTTTTCGCATTTAAGTGAACACTTGTTCACGGAGATAACTAATAGTGTTAATTTACGTCGTTAAATAAGTCAACCCTAAAACGGAGTTTTAATTCTTGCTTTTTGAAAAAAAGTGAACGATCGTTTACTGAATTCAACCCATGAAGCTAAACAAACGATATGCTCAGAAACTGCGCACTCATAGTAACCTGCTAGAAGGTGCCTTGCGCCTAATGGGTGAAGAAAAAGGCCTTGGGGACCTAAGCCTACGCGAAGTGGCAGGAGAAGCTGGGATTGTACCGGCTGCCTTCTATCGTCACTTTAAAAACATGGAGGAACTTGGTTTATCCCTTGTGGACGACTGTGGGGGGAAAATTCAGGCAATCGTAGGAGATGCCAGAAACAAAGGAGCCTATAAATCGGCATTAAGACTTACCATTGGTTTTTTCTTTGACTATGTTGCCAATAATCGCTCTCTCTTTAGGTTTATCGCCAGGGAAAGAACGGGAGGAAACCAAAAAATTCGAGAAAAAATTAGGGAGTCTATGAAATCCATAGCCACAGAACTAGCGAAAGATA carries:
- a CDS encoding efflux RND transporter periplasmic adaptor subunit; translated protein: MKKQIIILLSSILLVFISIYYWKIRESNSVSEIAGETKDVVKILEGNRKNLPLEIEVAKTESIETKIELIGETEAVPDAIIDVPARISGRITSVSFVEGDSVKKGQKLATIDSPELAKLRSAYLVAKSKYNAAEQNLNRINSLVKMNLAAKQELIDAESNLKVIESEKISAEENLRANGLVIDNSASGVYHVFSPRSGLALSRNAIPGSIVLGNQILTTIAELSQLWFQAKIFENDLKYLSEGIPGKIILNAYPDSEFEGILEHIGEKVDPESRTVHARLVFKNKNRKAKIGLFGKAVLSVNGRLGIHILEEAIQSYQNKKFVFVETKTNEFKWNEISTGITTDGKTEIISGINEGDRVVTKGAFELKAILFKSTFGGE
- a CDS encoding dienelactone hydrolase family protein, with translation MKQLISIFTLVLAIQCASVPTAQLPVKTTVTGTPVEYKLDGKLYEGYLATDSSLTGKRPGVLVIHEWWGLNEYPKQRARQLADLGYVAFVMDVYGKGIIAKDHVEAGKLSGANGDPKIILKKIYKAIDILKSNPNVDVSKIGAIGYCFGGGGVIELALDGADLKGGVVSFHGFLGSKNLATGAKKIKSKVLVHHGADDPFVPKASVETFIKTVTDAKAPVIFVSHPGAVHGFTRPGSEKHGLPGLAYNEKADYASFDSMKTFFAANFK
- a CDS encoding efflux RND transporter permease subunit yields the protein MEFLTKIVQVSLHNRLLVLIITALLVFGGFYSLNHLKVDAVPDITNVQVQVITTSPALSTLEIEQYITLPVERAITGIPNLIEVRSVSRYGFSLVTAVFADGTDLWKSRQLVSEKLTEASENIPAIFGKPVIGPITTGLGEVFQFTLESEFHSQMELTTYLNWYINPSLKTVPGIVEVNSFGGKTKQYQVIVDPFKAASLGVSLNQIVNAVQNNNLSTGSGYIEKSGEQLIVGSDGLLKTTTDFEKIQVGKMGDGFPIYLSSIATIVEGPRLRKGAATASGKAEVVGAVTLMLLGENSLEVTTAVKDKISQIEKTLPTGMKIKPYYDRSIMVKNTLKTIVWNLSEGAILVIIILFLMIGDFRSGLVIASVIPLAMLFAITLMFLRDLPANLMSMGAIDFGLIVDGAVILIENSHRRLGLKRKELKRDLTDEEQKETILTATIEVRKATIYGEIIIGIVYIPILTLSGTEGKMFIPMATTVLFALLGAFFLTLTLIPVLASYFLKGGHIAEGETKFFQKIHNWYTPKLDYCLRESKKVTYSTIGILILSIVLFFRLGGEFLPKLDEGNLLIEISRYPSTTLTESLQSSMKIEKAILKEISEITEVVSRTGSPELAIEPMGVEKTDMYLDMKPRSEWNLTKQEIESKLQEIIERVTPQVAYGLSQPIEMRNNEIMAGIRADVGIKIFGDDLIQLKTLAEEISTKIKHVPGVVDLRIEQLYGLEYLRIKPNREKLARYDQSILDVNRVTESISSGVPAGIVYEGMKRFDITVKTDVSANPEQIKNIPVKVGNKTFAPLHELSEIQIEDGPVQIYHQNQNRYALVQFNIRGSDMVSTVNAVQTVLQKEIKFPSGYHYTTGGEFEKFESATQTLYVVVPIILLIIFLILYFAFNEVSAAIIIFLNVPFAITGGIFALYLRGLPFSISAGVGFIALFGIAVLNGLVLISFIRDLEHSGMKKEEAIKEAAISRLRPVLTTAFLASIGFIPMAISTSPGAEVQRPLATVVIGGLVSASALTLFVLPLVYLKFAAKKVFMLSKEA
- a CDS encoding TolC family protein; amino-acid sequence: MYSNLFPKQLRVMVCCLVYFSFTVKPIHSESMNSYGVSCKKNSSLVELSHCIVSKHPNFRVEEIKLKEISGRKKIASYYFPSNPVFSSYVATRKGESSGPTFLSGPNAADNFQVMVNQEIFTNGKREISVQIADEEFKAQVIRLESVKRTLEFDALKKIIRYRYLLLEEENSLNSLNLVKELKKVSKARVNEGLAPGIDESLSESEEIRIFKIWNQTHRLSENAKSELEVLLGLPFELEIMPNNYWIFPKELPKEKSELIQMAMQLRPELSLSEKEIELSILRQNEVRRQKIPNVTLGAFAQNDGFNEKVVGGMLSLPLTIWRDYEGETFIATSKVDSSIELKESVSRNIKQEVLFAFTNFIYLSEEIKLYDKTKMERAETDLKNLQEAIQFGKIKIIDAINHQRILLQTKLNYLNTKSEFELSQIELVRVLGLTSDSLEVKP
- a CDS encoding DUF1574 family protein yields the protein MNQKRIYLYPFFIIFFVFLVDKLVCIPELREAGRRAYKSGQNVLVGLPKVWEEDKKLQSENTKVVVVTGTSRSDIFHEWEQIPVNQSTYTGPIYFETRSSIKASEYFLFYLMIQSMTKSGFKPDLLFLEFSEEMLNENNVFSYKSKWQELMLHEDELIDIYPTFNFKYQREILSKLFFLSYNYHFSPTQGVSNWIKGKTANDDTYFIALASYLNKKRPFDPKKIGITLDNFSPQEYKDRIVDYSESQRELLLTNYTFSETEYGFLKKILQHAEEHNIPTVLWEPQVHPYYSQLRKSITGGNLLETFGRPLVNANSKNIRLISLNKGNTNCKTFVDSSHVSPICVPEIADKLLQIAKEIPNFK